The following is a genomic window from Pseudomonas purpurea.
ACGTTGAGGTCGTGGTGCGCCACTTCCCAGATGTAGCGCAATTGTTGAAGCTTCATATGAATCCCTCAAAGCAGATAGACGCCACGGGCATCAGCGACGGTATATAACTATATTAATGGTTTGAATAATAAATCTAGAACTTTTTTGTCAAAAGGCCAGTATTCATGCATCAACTGTCTCCGTAACGCCGACGCTGCACCAACGGCACCAGATAGACCGGCACCTGGGCCAATTGCAGCACCCGCGATGCGGTACGCCCCAACGGGGTTTCCCCACCCGCCCCATGGCTGTGACTCCCTACGATCAACAAATCCACCGAGAGTTTCTGCGCCTGTTCAAGAATCACTTGCGACGGATCGCCCTGGAACACCCTCACCGACTGGATCAGCGCCAGGTCCTGCTGCCCCTCCCCCAACTCTTCACGAAAACTGTCGAGCACCCGCTGCTCGATATTGGCCATCACGGTGTTCAGCCCCTCGCTGTGAAACTCGCTCAAGGCTTGTTCGTCGAGGTAGCTTTGCAGCACCGACTCGGCAAACAACCCCATGGGTTCGACGGCGTGCACCACATACAAATCGGCTTTGAATGTTCGCGCCAATGCCAAGGCATGCTGCATCACATAAGGCGCGTACAGGCCGAGGTCAGTGGCGTACAACATCGAACGAATCATGTGACCTCCTCGGGTGCCAAGATGGCGGAGATTGATTCAGCTTAGCAGTGCCGCGACGAGTTCGGCGTCCCGTGCCACGGGGCTTAAACCTTCAGTTCATTGCTGATGCCATGAGGAACGTGACCGGTCGCGACCACCTCGCGAGCGAGCTCGCAGTGCCCGGT
Proteins encoded in this region:
- a CDS encoding universal stress protein, which produces MIRSMLYATDLGLYAPYVMQHALALARTFKADLYVVHAVEPMGLFAESVLQSYLDEQALSEFHSEGLNTVMANIEQRVLDSFREELGEGQQDLALIQSVRVFQGDPSQVILEQAQKLSVDLLIVGSHSHGAGGETPLGRTASRVLQLAQVPVYLVPLVQRRRYGDS